Proteins found in one Streptococcus mitis genomic segment:
- a CDS encoding ECF transporter S component yields the protein MKKRSNIAPIAIFFATMLVIHFLSSLVFNLFPFPIKPTIVHIPVIIASIIYGPRVGVTLGFLMGLLSLTVNTITILPTSYLFSPFVPNGNIYSAIIAIVPRILIGLTPYLVYKLMKNKTGLILAGALGSLTNTVFVLGGIFYLFGNVFDGNIQKLLATVISTNSIAELVISAVLTLAIVPRLQTLKK from the coding sequence ATGAAAAAACGCTCTAATATTGCACCCATTGCTATCTTTTTTGCAACCATGCTCGTGATACACTTTCTGAGCTCGCTTGTCTTTAACCTTTTTCCATTTCCAATCAAACCGACCATCGTTCATATTCCTGTCATTATTGCCAGCATTATTTACGGTCCACGCGTTGGGGTTACACTTGGATTTTTGATGGGGCTACTTAGCTTAACTGTTAACACAATTACAATTCTACCGACAAGCTACCTCTTCTCCCCATTTGTACCAAATGGTAACATCTACTCAGCTATCATTGCCATCGTCCCACGTATTTTGATTGGTTTAACTCCTTATCTGGTCTATAAACTGATGAAAAATAAAACTGGTCTGATTTTAGCTGGTGCCCTTGGTTCACTTACCAACACAGTCTTTGTACTTGGTGGAATTTTTTACCTTTTTGGAAATGTTTTTGATGGTAATATCCAAAAACTCCTAGCAACTGTTATCTCAACAAATTCGATTGCCGAATTAGTTATTTCCGCAGTTCTAACCTTAGCCATTGTTCCAAGACTACAAACTTTGAAGAAATAA
- a CDS encoding ECF transporter S component, with the protein MNTRKKTQFMTMTALLTAIAILIPIVMPFKIVIPPASYTLGSHIAIFIAMFLSPLMAVFVILASSFGFLMAGYPMVIVFRAFSHIFFGTLGALYLQKFPETLDKQKSSWIFNFVLALVHALAEVLACIIFYATSGTNVENMFYVLFVLVGFGTIIHSMVDYTLALAVYKVLRKRR; encoded by the coding sequence ATGAACACACGGAAAAAGACACAATTTATGACAATGACTGCCCTCTTAACGGCTATTGCAATTTTGATTCCAATTGTTATGCCTTTCAAGATCGTCATTCCACCTGCTTCCTATACTTTAGGAAGCCACATCGCTATTTTTATTGCCATGTTCTTGTCGCCCTTGATGGCTGTTTTTGTCATCCTAGCCTCTAGTTTTGGATTTTTGATGGCTGGCTATCCTATGGTTATCGTATTTCGAGCTTTTTCCCATATCTTTTTTGGGACTCTAGGAGCTCTTTACCTACAAAAATTCCCCGAAACACTAGATAAACAAAAATCTTCCTGGATTTTCAACTTTGTGTTAGCGCTTGTCCATGCCCTTGCTGAAGTATTAGCTTGTATCATTTTTTATGCAACTTCCGGTACCAATGTAGAAAATATGTTTTATGTTCTATTTGTGCTAGTTGGATTTGGCACAATTATCCATAGTATGGTAGACTATACATTAGCACTAGCTGTCTATAAAGTGCTTCGAAAACGCCGTTAA
- a CDS encoding transcription repressor NadR encodes MTKDRKQALLQLLKEAPKALNGQSLAEHFHVTRQVIVQDIAILRADGAPILSTNRGYVYKQVDVNPYVHKLFKVKHEVEEIGQELLAIVDNGGRVQNTLIDHPVYGEIETLLKLSCRRDVQHFLEQVEHSDFKPLSELTDGVHYHLVEAETQQDLHYIEEALDQLGYLVKD; translated from the coding sequence ATGACAAAAGATCGCAAACAAGCTCTGCTCCAACTCTTGAAAGAAGCTCCTAAAGCCCTTAATGGCCAAAGTTTGGCGGAACATTTTCATGTCACACGTCAGGTCATTGTACAGGACATTGCAATTTTGAGAGCCGATGGCGCTCCTATCCTATCCACTAATCGTGGCTACGTCTATAAGCAAGTTGATGTAAATCCATACGTCCACAAACTTTTCAAAGTGAAACATGAAGTTGAAGAAATCGGTCAAGAACTCCTTGCTATCGTTGATAATGGTGGGCGTGTTCAAAACACCTTGATTGACCATCCCGTTTATGGAGAAATCGAAACCTTGCTGAAACTGTCTTGTCGCAGAGATGTGCAACATTTTCTAGAACAAGTTGAGCATTCTGATTTTAAACCTTTATCTGAATTGACAGATGGTGTCCATTACCACCTAGTCGAAGCCGAAACACAACAAGACCTCCACTATATCGAGGAGGCCTTGGATCAGCTTGGTTATTTAGTAAAGGATTAG
- a CDS encoding 8-oxo-dGTP diphosphatase — translation MSRAQLTILTNICLIEDPETQRVVMQYRAPETNRWSGYAFPGGHVENGESLAESVIREIYEETGLTIQNPQLVGIKNWPLDTGGRYIVVCYKATEFSGTLRSSDEGEVSWIQKDQIPNLDLAYDMLPLMEMMEAPDKSEFFYPRRTEDDWEKKIF, via the coding sequence ATGTCTCGAGCACAATTAACGATTTTAACAAACATTTGTCTGATTGAAGACCCCGAAACTCAGCGAGTGGTTATGCAGTACCGCGCTCCTGAAACCAATCGCTGGTCAGGTTATGCCTTTCCAGGAGGCCATGTAGAAAATGGCGAATCTTTAGCAGAGTCTGTCATTCGTGAAATCTATGAAGAAACAGGGTTGACTATCCAAAATCCTCAACTTGTCGGCATTAAAAATTGGCCACTAGATACAGGTGGGCGCTATATTGTCGTTTGTTACAAGGCAACTGAGTTCTCTGGTACCCTTCGCTCTTCAGATGAAGGAGAAGTTTCTTGGATTCAAAAAGACCAGATTCCAAACTTGGATCTGGCCTATGATATGTTACCCTTGATGGAGATGATGGAAGCTCCTGACAAATCTGAATTTTTCTACCCTCGCCGTACAGAAGACGATTGGGAAAAGAAAATTTTCTAA
- a CDS encoding GNAT family N-acetyltransferase, with product MTVVIKSMETPEEIESKSLVHWKAWREAYDDLLPAEFQETMTLERCRFFSQKYPENTLIAMDGMKVVGFISYGNFRDETIQAGEIIALYVLKDYYGKGIAQKLMKVALIDLDHFSEIFLWVLKDNKRAIAFYQKMGFTFDGQEKILELGKPIKEKRMVFYSK from the coding sequence ATGACGGTTGTTATCAAATCAATGGAAACTCCTGAAGAGATAGAAAGTAAATCTCTCGTTCACTGGAAAGCGTGGAGAGAGGCTTATGACGACCTTTTGCCTGCAGAATTTCAGGAGACAATGACATTGGAAAGGTGTCGATTCTTTAGTCAAAAATATCCAGAAAATACATTGATTGCGATGGATGGTATGAAGGTAGTTGGCTTTATCAGTTATGGCAACTTTCGTGATGAGACTATTCAAGCTGGTGAAATTATTGCTTTATATGTTTTAAAAGACTATTATGGAAAAGGTATCGCACAAAAGTTAATGAAAGTAGCTTTGATTGATCTTGATCATTTTTCTGAAATTTTCTTATGGGTATTGAAAGATAATAAACGAGCCATTGCTTTCTATCAAAAAATGGGTTTTACTTTTGATGGACAAGAAAAGATACTTGAACTTGGAAAGCCCATAAAGGAAAAACGGATGGTATTCTATTCTAAATAA
- a CDS encoding NAD(P)H-dependent oxidoreductase, with the protein MNILVINGHPDKESYCQAIFQTIVENIDSKRHELEMINLNEEEFDPVLRYGYRQRMEDDPFILRSQELIQWADHFIFVYPIWWSSMPSLLKGWIDRVFTPGIAYSANNRGSFILNYLRGNQFKKLLKGKTASIYATSMAPTWWYKVFSGPINIPDSYGISVLKNAVLNHCGIKTKRVSILGELGREVNTSSTREKFLQKVAKEVRLLD; encoded by the coding sequence ATGAATATTTTAGTTATTAATGGACATCCTGATAAAGAAAGTTACTGCCAAGCAATTTTTCAAACGATTGTAGAAAATATAGACTCAAAGAGACATGAACTTGAAATGATTAATCTTAATGAGGAAGAGTTTGATCCTGTTTTACGTTATGGTTATCGACAAAGGATGGAGGACGATCCGTTTATTCTACGATCTCAGGAATTAATTCAGTGGGCAGATCATTTCATTTTTGTTTATCCAATTTGGTGGAGTAGTATGCCTAGTCTATTGAAGGGGTGGATTGATCGTGTTTTTACGCCAGGCATTGCATACTCAGCAAATAATCGAGGAAGCTTTATTTTGAACTACTTGAGAGGTAATCAGTTTAAAAAGTTACTAAAAGGAAAAACAGCTAGTATTTATGCAACCTCCATGGCACCAACTTGGTGGTACAAAGTATTTTCAGGTCCGATTAATATTCCAGACAGTTATGGAATATCAGTATTAAAGAATGCTGTCCTGAATCATTGCGGTATCAAAACAAAGAGGGTTTCAATCTTAGGAGAGTTAGGACGTGAAGTGAATACAAGTTCAACAAGAGAAAAATTTCTACAAAAAGTAGCAAAGGAAGTCAGACTGTTGGATTAA